The Geothrix sp. genome window below encodes:
- the ettA gene encoding energy-dependent translational throttle protein EttA, translating to MAKTATRTPSDQPEIIYSMMRVSKIYNNKPVIKDISLSYFYGAKIGVLGLNGSGKSTVLRIMAGVDHDFNGEAVLSKGYTTGILDQEPQLDPGKTVREIVEEGAAEKVGWLKDYNAISDQFADPDADMDVLLAKQAELQDKIDAHDCWDLDSRLEQAMDALRCPDPDTKIAVLSGGERRRVALCRLLLQEPDILLLDEPTNHLDAETVAWLEKHLQDYKGTVIAVTHDRYFLDHVAEWILELDRGEGIPWKGNYSSWLEQKQGRLAREEKSDQKRQKTLERELEWIRMSPKGQHAKSKDRIANYERLAGEEGRQKEQELEIYIPSGPRLGDLVAELNGVSKAYGDRVLFENLSFAIPRAGILGVIGPNGAGKSTLLRLLTGQETPDAGTIRIGETVRMAYVDQLRANLNPDKNVFEAVSGGYEQIELGGKLINARAWLSRFGFSGDSQQKKISELSGGQQNRLNLALTLKSESNLLFFDEPTNDLDVNTMRALEEAIESFAGSAVLVSHDRWFLDRLATHILAFEGDSQVQFFDGNYSQYEEYRKDVLGLKPFDPHRIKYRKLTR from the coding sequence ATGGCCAAGACCGCGACCAGGACTCCATCCGATCAGCCCGAGATCATCTATTCGATGATGCGGGTCAGCAAGATCTACAACAACAAGCCGGTCATCAAGGACATCTCCCTCAGCTACTTCTATGGTGCCAAGATCGGCGTCCTGGGTCTGAACGGCTCCGGCAAGAGCACCGTGCTGCGCATCATGGCGGGCGTGGACCACGACTTCAACGGCGAGGCCGTGCTGAGCAAGGGCTACACCACGGGCATCCTGGACCAGGAACCCCAGCTCGATCCCGGCAAGACCGTGCGGGAGATCGTGGAGGAGGGTGCCGCCGAGAAGGTGGGCTGGCTGAAGGACTACAACGCCATCAGCGATCAGTTCGCCGATCCCGATGCGGACATGGATGTGCTGCTGGCGAAGCAGGCCGAGCTGCAGGATAAGATCGACGCCCACGATTGCTGGGATCTGGATTCGCGTCTCGAGCAGGCCATGGATGCTCTGCGCTGTCCCGACCCGGACACCAAGATCGCCGTGCTGTCCGGCGGCGAGCGCCGTCGCGTGGCGCTCTGCCGCCTGCTGCTCCAGGAGCCGGACATCCTGCTACTGGACGAGCCCACCAACCACCTGGATGCCGAGACCGTGGCCTGGCTGGAGAAGCACCTGCAGGACTACAAGGGCACGGTCATCGCCGTCACCCACGATCGTTATTTCCTGGATCATGTGGCGGAGTGGATCCTCGAGCTGGACCGGGGCGAGGGCATCCCCTGGAAGGGCAACTACTCCAGCTGGCTGGAGCAGAAGCAGGGCCGGCTGGCCCGCGAGGAGAAGTCGGACCAGAAACGGCAGAAGACCCTCGAGCGCGAGCTGGAGTGGATCCGCATGTCGCCCAAGGGCCAGCACGCCAAGAGCAAGGACCGCATCGCCAACTACGAGCGGCTGGCGGGCGAAGAGGGCCGCCAGAAGGAGCAGGAGCTGGAGATCTACATTCCCAGCGGCCCCCGACTGGGCGATCTCGTGGCCGAGCTGAACGGGGTCTCCAAGGCCTACGGAGATCGCGTGCTCTTCGAGAACCTCAGCTTCGCCATCCCCCGCGCCGGGATCCTCGGCGTCATCGGTCCCAACGGCGCCGGCAAGTCCACGCTCCTGCGCCTGCTCACGGGCCAGGAGACGCCCGATGCCGGCACCATCCGGATCGGAGAGACCGTCCGCATGGCCTATGTGGATCAGCTGCGCGCCAACCTCAACCCCGACAAGAATGTGTTCGAGGCGGTCTCCGGTGGCTACGAACAGATTGAGCTGGGCGGCAAGCTCATCAATGCCCGGGCCTGGCTGAGCCGCTTTGGGTTCTCCGGCGATTCCCAGCAGAAGAAGATCTCCGAGCTGAGCGGCGGGCAGCAGAACCGCCTGAACCTGGCCCTCACCCTGAAAAGCGAATCCAACCTGCTCTTCTTCGACGAACCCACCAACGATCTGGATGTGAATACGATGCGCGCCCTGGAGGAGGCCATCGAATCCTTCGCCGGCAGCGCCGTCTTGGTGAGTCACGACCGCTGGTTCCTGGACCGCCTGGCCACGCACATCCTGGCCTTCGAAGGGGACTCTCAGGTTCAGTTCTTCGATGGGAACTA
- the ppdK gene encoding pyruvate, phosphate dikinase, which yields MSKGVYTFGGNRNEGGAAMRNLLGGKGCNLAEMAGLGIPVPPGFTLTTEQCGAYYTNGRQLSEGLKAEVLEALRWLEGVRGCGFGAAENPLLLSVRSGARVSMPGMMDTVLNLGLNDRTVAALERASGNARFAWDSYRRFITMYSNVVLGVEHSLFEAELERAKERSGKHQDTDLDASDWKGLVAAFKEIVLEETGQPFPQEPMDQLWGAIRAVFESWNTARAITYRRLHRIPDDWGTGVNVQSMVFGNMGDDCGTGVAFTRDPATGERLFYGEYLINAQGEDVVAGIRTPQPITRAQAEGTGLKSLEEAMPASFTELDATCQRLEQHFKDMQDIEFTIERGKLYLLQTRNGKRTAMASIRIAIDLVDEGLIDSRTALKRIDADSLSQLLAPVFDPKEKDRLRKEGQLLTKGLNAGPGAATGRIALTAEQAETMAQEGPVVLVRVETSPEDISGMVASQGILTARGGMTSHAAVVARGMGKPCVCGASALQIDLVRGVVLVGGHELKAGQDWISMDGSTGEVFAGKLSAHPSEVNQVLVDNRLKAEDSPLYQRFAKIMAWSHEAKRMKVRTNADTPHDAAVARAFGAEGIGLCRTEHMFFEGDRILAVREMILANDVEGRKKALVKLLPMQREDFEGLFTAMNGLPVNIRLLDPPLHEFLPQDEPGQKEMAEVLGVDLGTVERRVTQLHEFNPMMGHRGCRLGITFPEIIRMQVRAIAEAALNVTAQGIKALPEIMVPLIGTVRELAYTKAEMLDEIAQVNQERGSQFACPIGTMIEIPRAAITSDKIAQEAEFFSFGTNDLTQMGFGFSRDDAGTFLPEYVGKKILEDDPFQSLDQEGIGELVRISCEKGRAARPGIKLGVCGEHGGDPRSVTFFHRVGLDYVSCSPYRVPIATLAAAQAALD from the coding sequence ATGAGTAAAGGTGTTTACACCTTTGGGGGGAACCGCAACGAGGGGGGCGCAGCCATGCGCAACCTGCTCGGTGGCAAGGGGTGCAACCTGGCTGAGATGGCCGGGCTGGGCATTCCGGTGCCTCCGGGATTCACGCTCACGACCGAGCAGTGCGGCGCCTACTACACGAATGGCCGGCAGCTCAGCGAGGGGCTCAAGGCCGAAGTGCTCGAAGCCCTGAGGTGGCTGGAGGGCGTGCGTGGATGCGGTTTCGGTGCCGCCGAAAACCCCCTGCTCCTCTCCGTGCGCTCCGGTGCCCGGGTTTCCATGCCGGGCATGATGGATACGGTTCTCAATCTCGGCCTGAACGACCGCACGGTCGCGGCCCTGGAACGGGCCAGCGGCAATGCCCGCTTCGCCTGGGATTCCTACCGCCGCTTCATCACGATGTACAGCAATGTGGTGCTGGGTGTCGAACATTCGCTCTTCGAGGCAGAGCTGGAGCGCGCCAAGGAGCGCTCGGGCAAGCACCAGGACACGGACCTCGATGCCAGCGACTGGAAGGGTCTGGTGGCGGCCTTCAAGGAAATCGTGCTGGAGGAGACCGGCCAGCCCTTCCCGCAGGAGCCCATGGATCAGCTCTGGGGCGCCATCCGCGCCGTGTTTGAGAGTTGGAACACGGCCCGGGCCATCACCTACCGGCGCCTTCACCGCATCCCGGATGACTGGGGCACAGGCGTCAATGTGCAGAGCATGGTCTTCGGCAACATGGGTGACGACTGCGGCACCGGCGTGGCCTTCACGCGGGATCCTGCCACGGGCGAGCGCCTCTTCTACGGCGAGTACCTCATCAACGCCCAGGGCGAGGATGTGGTGGCCGGCATCCGCACGCCTCAGCCCATCACGCGGGCGCAGGCCGAAGGCACGGGCCTGAAGAGCCTCGAGGAGGCGATGCCCGCCTCGTTCACGGAGTTGGATGCCACCTGCCAGCGCCTGGAACAGCACTTCAAGGACATGCAGGACATCGAGTTCACCATCGAGCGCGGGAAGCTGTACCTGCTTCAGACGCGCAATGGCAAGCGCACGGCCATGGCCAGCATCCGCATCGCCATCGACCTGGTGGACGAGGGCCTCATCGACAGCCGCACCGCGCTCAAGCGCATCGATGCCGATAGCCTCTCCCAGCTGCTGGCGCCGGTCTTCGATCCCAAGGAGAAGGACCGCCTGCGGAAGGAGGGCCAGCTGCTGACGAAGGGCCTCAACGCCGGGCCAGGGGCGGCCACGGGTCGCATCGCCCTCACGGCCGAGCAGGCCGAGACGATGGCGCAGGAGGGCCCCGTGGTGCTCGTGCGCGTGGAGACGAGCCCCGAGGACATCTCGGGCATGGTGGCCTCCCAGGGCATCCTCACGGCCCGGGGTGGGATGACCAGTCACGCGGCCGTGGTGGCCCGAGGCATGGGCAAGCCCTGCGTCTGTGGCGCCTCGGCGCTGCAGATCGATCTCGTCCGCGGCGTGGTGCTGGTGGGTGGCCACGAGCTGAAGGCCGGCCAGGACTGGATCTCCATGGATGGGTCCACCGGCGAGGTCTTCGCCGGCAAGCTCAGCGCCCATCCCTCCGAGGTCAACCAGGTGCTGGTCGACAATCGGCTCAAGGCCGAAGACAGCCCGCTCTACCAGCGTTTCGCGAAGATCATGGCCTGGAGCCACGAGGCCAAGCGCATGAAGGTGCGCACCAACGCCGACACGCCGCACGATGCGGCCGTGGCCCGCGCCTTCGGTGCGGAAGGCATCGGACTCTGCCGCACGGAGCACATGTTCTTCGAAGGGGATCGCATCCTGGCGGTGCGCGAGATGATCCTGGCCAACGATGTGGAGGGTCGCAAGAAGGCTCTGGTGAAGCTGCTGCCCATGCAGCGCGAGGACTTCGAAGGCCTCTTCACGGCCATGAACGGCCTGCCAGTGAACATCCGTCTGCTGGATCCTCCGCTGCACGAGTTCCTGCCCCAGGACGAGCCGGGCCAGAAGGAGATGGCCGAAGTGCTGGGCGTGGACCTTGGCACGGTGGAACGCCGCGTGACGCAGCTCCACGAGTTCAACCCCATGATGGGCCATCGCGGCTGCCGCCTCGGCATCACCTTCCCGGAGATCATCCGGATGCAGGTTCGGGCCATCGCCGAAGCCGCCCTGAATGTGACGGCCCAGGGCATCAAGGCCCTGCCGGAAATCATGGTGCCCCTCATCGGCACCGTGCGCGAGTTGGCCTACACCAAGGCCGAGATGCTCGACGAGATCGCCCAGGTGAACCAGGAGCGCGGCAGCCAGTTCGCGTGCCCCATCGGCACCATGATCGAGATTCCCCGCGCCGCCATCACCTCGGACAAGATCGCCCAGGAGGCCGAGTTCTTCAGCTTCGGCACCAATGACCTCACCCAGATGGGCTTCGGCTTCAGCCGCGACGATGCGGGCACCTTCCTACCGGAATATGTGGGGAAGAAGATCCTGGAGGACGATCCCTTCCAGAGCCTGGATCAGGAGGGCATCGGCGAGCTGGTCCGCATCTCCTGCGAGAAGGGCCGCGCCGCGCGCCCCGGGATCAAGCTCGGCGTCTGCGGCGAGCACGGCGGCGATCCCCGCAGCGTGACCTTCTTCCACCGCGTGGGGCTGGATTATGTGAGCTGCAGCCCTTACCGCGTGCCCATCGCCACCCTGGCCGCCGCCCAGGCCGCCCTGGATTAG